The sequence TTTCAAAATATTTTCCAAGCATCTCTTCCGTTAAGGGACGACTAATATAGTAGCCTTGAACCATATCGCAATCAAAGTGCTCCATTGCTTGAAGTTGTCCTTCGTTTTCCACCCCTTCCGCAATAACATCCAGATTCATATTATGTGCCATCGTAATAACTGAATCAATCATTACTTCTGTGTCTTTATCTGTTTCCATTCCCTGAACAAATGCTTTATCAATTTTCAATGTATTAATCGGAAGATGTCTTAAATAAGACAGGGAAGAAAATCCAGTTCCAAAATCATCTAAAGAAATTTTCACGCCTATCCCTCTTAGCTCATTTAGGATTGTCACGGCTTCATCAAAAGAATGAATAAAAACACTTTCTGTCATTTCTAATTCCAGTAATGACGGATTAATCTTATACTTGTTTACGTATTTTTTTACCATATCTACAAAGCCACGGCTTCTGAGCTGTAAGGTTGATACATTGACAGACATCGTAAGCTTGTGCGATAGCCTACCGTTAAAGGACGCCAGTTTTTCACAGGCCTTTGACAGTACCCATTCTCCAATAGCAAGAATCTGTCCGGATTCTTCGGCTACCTGGATAAATTCATAAGGAGATACAGAACCAAATACCGGGTGATGCCATCTCAACAACGCTTCAACCCCCCTGTCTTCTAAGGTCTTAGCAAATACTTGCGGCTGATAGCATAATGACATTTCCTGGTTCTCTAAGGCCCTTCTCATCCCTTTTTCCAGATCCATTTTTCTTCTTAAATCAAGTTTCATCGATTCATGAAAAAAGGTATATTTATTACGCCCTTCCTTTTTTGATGCACTAGTGGCCGTATCAGCATGTTGAAGCAAGATCCCCACCGTATCACCATGCTCTGGATAAAGGGCAATGCCAAAGCTTATATTCAAGTAAACCTCTGTGTCCCGAGAAGAAATTGGTAAAGCAAATTTCTTTCGAAGGCTATTTATTTTTTCCAGCACCGTCTCTAAATCCTTGATTTCTGGAAGAACACAAACAAAATCATCACCACTCATCCGAGCTACCGTACCACTTTGATTCTCTTCCGCTAACAACCTTTCTCCTACCTGAGTTAATACTTCATCGCCGAAGGTGTGTCCGTAGGTATCATTGATTCGTTTAAAATGATCTAGGTCAAAATAAATGACCGCTAGTTTTTTATTTGCCTCCTGGTGCTTTAATAGCATTTTCCCAAGAAAATCATGTACATAACTGGCGTTCGGAAGTTTTGTCACAGGATCAAAGTAGGCTAGGTCTCGCAGCCTTCGATTTCTTGACTCAATTTTATCAACCATGATGTTGAAACTTTCCGCTAATTGGTGAAATTCTTCAAAACTGTCTGTTTGAACTCGCCTCTCGTAATTCCCTCTGGCAATTTCCTTAGTTTGAGCCAAGAGCTCCTGGAACGAATGGGTTATTTTCCGTAAATTTCGCCGTGTAATACTGGCAGACAAGACAAAAAATATCAGCATTACCAGAAAACCCACGAAAACAATCCTTTTTACCGTACCATACAACGTATCAACGGATTGATAAACAATCGTATACCAATTGGCATTTTCGACAGGGTAAGCAGTAATCCAGTGGTCCCGGTGCTTCCCGGTATAAAAATCTTTTTCCTGAATTCCTTCTCTTATCATCTGAATATTGGGATCCATCTCTCTCTGGTATACCTTTTCCAGTTCTTTGTA is a genomic window of Tindallia californiensis containing:
- a CDS encoding bifunctional diguanylate cyclase/phosphodiesterase, with translation MKKSRKLRDYIIRSNILAVLLPILMVGLLVVSIIIYYNEKEMQQKNHIITSTIAQRISQMLDKPIADLKEIADIMDRQILSTDKTMEYLETVVTHADYLEGLEIIDENGRVRYMAPFDQHLLGISRVNQAYYQIANRQEKAYFSTSFISQQTGSPALTVAMKHESKVLVAYLNLEQISLLSSQLSESYGNNMLVAITDRRGVYISYKELEKVYQREMDPNIQMIREGIQEKDFYTGKHRDHWITAYPVENANWYTIVYQSVDTLYGTVKRIVFVGFLVMLIFFVLSASITRRNLRKITHSFQELLAQTKEIARGNYERRVQTDSFEEFHQLAESFNIMVDKIESRNRRLRDLAYFDPVTKLPNASYVHDFLGKMLLKHQEANKKLAVIYFDLDHFKRINDTYGHTFGDEVLTQVGERLLAEENQSGTVARMSGDDFVCVLPEIKDLETVLEKINSLRKKFALPISSRDTEVYLNISFGIALYPEHGDTVGILLQHADTATSASKKEGRNKYTFFHESMKLDLRRKMDLEKGMRRALENQEMSLCYQPQVFAKTLEDRGVEALLRWHHPVFGSVSPYEFIQVAEESGQILAIGEWVLSKACEKLASFNGRLSHKLTMSVNVSTLQLRSRGFVDMVKKYVNKYKINPSLLELEMTESVFIHSFDEAVTILNELRGIGVKISLDDFGTGFSSLSYLRHLPINTLKIDKAFVQGMETDKDTEVMIDSVITMAHNMNLDVIAEGVENEGQLQAMEHFDCDMVQGYYISRPLTEEMLGKYFEKKNDENS